One segment of Macaca fascicularis isolate 582-1 chromosome 2, T2T-MFA8v1.1 DNA contains the following:
- the FEZF2 gene encoding fez family zinc finger protein 2 isoform X1, translating into MARNASPWWWGKEFSPLPFPECRLRGERLRPGPAWLGSAPRAMASSASLETMVPPACPRAGASPATSKTLAFSIERIMAKTSEPRAPFEPRPGALEADGSQGKKLLNLCSPLPCMIPLQPLGYEVPSKTLLSYSELWKSSLRAGGGGGGGGGGGGGGAPVCGASGLCKTNCGVCCKAELGLAPSALPAGRVIKPQVINQAVGLPASGSLYYFNYLDSTAYPPSELLSGHLFPSGLLNAQAPAALAAHPKLFLLENAKLAGLAADKFPHPAPYPHKERLPAPLEQVLKENSALTAERGGVKGHSKLPGGSADGKPKNFTCEVCGKVFNAHYNLTRHMPVHTGARPFVCKVCGKGFRQASTLCRHKIIHTQEKPHKCNQCGKAFNRSSTLNTHIRIHAGYKPFVCEFCGKGFHQKGNYKNHKLTHSGEKQYKCTICNKAFHQVYNLTFHMHTHNDKKPFTCATCGKGFCRNFDLKKHVRKLHDSVGPAAPSAKDLTRTVQS; encoded by the exons ATGGCTCGGAACGCATCTCCTTGGTGGTGGGGGAAAGAG TTTTCCCCCCTGCCTTTTCCGGAATGCAGACTTAGAGGAGAGAGGCTGCGCCCTGGCCCAGCCTGGCTCGGCTCAGCTCCGCGCGCCATGGCAAGCTCGGCTTCCCTGGAGACCATGGTGCCCCCGGCCTGCCCGCGCGCCGGAGCGTCGCCTGCCACTTCCAAGACACTGGCCTTTTCCATCGAGCGCATCATGGCCAAGACGTCGGAGCCCCGCGCGCCCTTTGAGCCCCGGCCTGGAGCGCTAGAGGCGGACGGCAGCCAGGGCAAGAAACTGCTCAACCTCTGCTCGCCGCTGCCCTGTATGATCCCCCTCCAGCCCCTAGGCTACGAGGTGCCGTCAAAGACACTGCTCAGTTACTCCGAGCTCTGGAAAAGCAGCCTCCGGGCGGGCGGcggcggaggcggcggcggcggcggcggcggcgggggggCCCCAGTGTGCGGCGCCAGCGGCTTGTGCAAAACCAACTGTGGCGTGTGCTGCAAGGCCGAGCTGGGCCTGGCGCCGTCTGCGCTGCCCGCGGGCAGGGTCATCAAGCCGCAGGTCATCAACCAGGCTGTGGGGCTGCCGGCCAGCGGCTCGCTCTACTACTTCAACTACCTGGACTCGACCGCGTACCCGCCGTCTGAGCTCCTCAGCGGCCACCTCTTCCCGTCTGGCCTCCTCAATGCGCAGGCCCCCGCCGCCCTGGCTGCTCACCCCAAGCTCTTTCTGCTGGAGAACGCCAAGCTGGCCGGCTTGGCTGCGGACAAGTTCCCCCATCCGGCTCCCTATCCCCATAAGGAGCGCTTGCCGGCGCCACTGGAGCAGGTACTGAAGGAGAACTCGGCCCTGACTGCCGAGCGCGGAGGCGTCAAGGGCCACAGCAAGCTGCCAGGGGGCTCCGCAGATGGCAAGCCCAAAAACTTCACCTGCGAGGTGTGCGGCAAG GTGTTTAATGCTCACTATAACCTCACCCGCCACATGCCGGTCCACACCGGAGCCAGACCGTTCGTGTGCAAAGTCTGCGGCAAAGGCTTTCGCCAGGCCAGCACGCTCTGCAGGCACAAAATTATCCACACCCAG GAAAAGCCGCATAAATGCAACCAGTGCGGCAAAGCCTTCAACCGCAGCTCCACGCTCAACACGCATATCCGCATCCACGCGGGCTACAAGCCCTTCGTCTGCGAATTTTGCGGCAAAGGCTTTCACCAAAAAG GGAACTACAAGAACCACAAGCTGACCCACAGCGGCGAGAAGCAGTACAAATGTACCATCTGCAACAAGGCCTTCCACCAGGTCTACAACCTAACCTTCCATATGCACACCCACAAcgacaagaagcctttcacgtGCGCCACTTGCGGCAAAGGGTTTTGCAGAAACTTTGACTTAAAGAAACATGTGCGCAAACTCCACGACAGCGTGGGCCCTGCTGCCCCCTCCGCAAAGGACCTGACTAGGACAGTGCAGAGCTGA
- the FEZF2 gene encoding fez family zinc finger protein 2 isoform X2 codes for MASSASLETMVPPACPRAGASPATSKTLAFSIERIMAKTSEPRAPFEPRPGALEADGSQGKKLLNLCSPLPCMIPLQPLGYEVPSKTLLSYSELWKSSLRAGGGGGGGGGGGGGGAPVCGASGLCKTNCGVCCKAELGLAPSALPAGRVIKPQVINQAVGLPASGSLYYFNYLDSTAYPPSELLSGHLFPSGLLNAQAPAALAAHPKLFLLENAKLAGLAADKFPHPAPYPHKERLPAPLEQVLKENSALTAERGGVKGHSKLPGGSADGKPKNFTCEVCGKVFNAHYNLTRHMPVHTGARPFVCKVCGKGFRQASTLCRHKIIHTQEKPHKCNQCGKAFNRSSTLNTHIRIHAGYKPFVCEFCGKGFHQKGNYKNHKLTHSGEKQYKCTICNKAFHQVYNLTFHMHTHNDKKPFTCATCGKGFCRNFDLKKHVRKLHDSVGPAAPSAKDLTRTVQS; via the exons ATGGCAAGCTCGGCTTCCCTGGAGACCATGGTGCCCCCGGCCTGCCCGCGCGCCGGAGCGTCGCCTGCCACTTCCAAGACACTGGCCTTTTCCATCGAGCGCATCATGGCCAAGACGTCGGAGCCCCGCGCGCCCTTTGAGCCCCGGCCTGGAGCGCTAGAGGCGGACGGCAGCCAGGGCAAGAAACTGCTCAACCTCTGCTCGCCGCTGCCCTGTATGATCCCCCTCCAGCCCCTAGGCTACGAGGTGCCGTCAAAGACACTGCTCAGTTACTCCGAGCTCTGGAAAAGCAGCCTCCGGGCGGGCGGcggcggaggcggcggcggcggcggcggcggcgggggggCCCCAGTGTGCGGCGCCAGCGGCTTGTGCAAAACCAACTGTGGCGTGTGCTGCAAGGCCGAGCTGGGCCTGGCGCCGTCTGCGCTGCCCGCGGGCAGGGTCATCAAGCCGCAGGTCATCAACCAGGCTGTGGGGCTGCCGGCCAGCGGCTCGCTCTACTACTTCAACTACCTGGACTCGACCGCGTACCCGCCGTCTGAGCTCCTCAGCGGCCACCTCTTCCCGTCTGGCCTCCTCAATGCGCAGGCCCCCGCCGCCCTGGCTGCTCACCCCAAGCTCTTTCTGCTGGAGAACGCCAAGCTGGCCGGCTTGGCTGCGGACAAGTTCCCCCATCCGGCTCCCTATCCCCATAAGGAGCGCTTGCCGGCGCCACTGGAGCAGGTACTGAAGGAGAACTCGGCCCTGACTGCCGAGCGCGGAGGCGTCAAGGGCCACAGCAAGCTGCCAGGGGGCTCCGCAGATGGCAAGCCCAAAAACTTCACCTGCGAGGTGTGCGGCAAG GTGTTTAATGCTCACTATAACCTCACCCGCCACATGCCGGTCCACACCGGAGCCAGACCGTTCGTGTGCAAAGTCTGCGGCAAAGGCTTTCGCCAGGCCAGCACGCTCTGCAGGCACAAAATTATCCACACCCAG GAAAAGCCGCATAAATGCAACCAGTGCGGCAAAGCCTTCAACCGCAGCTCCACGCTCAACACGCATATCCGCATCCACGCGGGCTACAAGCCCTTCGTCTGCGAATTTTGCGGCAAAGGCTTTCACCAAAAAG GGAACTACAAGAACCACAAGCTGACCCACAGCGGCGAGAAGCAGTACAAATGTACCATCTGCAACAAGGCCTTCCACCAGGTCTACAACCTAACCTTCCATATGCACACCCACAAcgacaagaagcctttcacgtGCGCCACTTGCGGCAAAGGGTTTTGCAGAAACTTTGACTTAAAGAAACATGTGCGCAAACTCCACGACAGCGTGGGCCCTGCTGCCCCCTCCGCAAAGGACCTGACTAGGACAGTGCAGAGCTGA